The nucleotide sequence GCCGCGTCGGAGGCGAAGAGCCCGTCGCGGACCTCGGCAGCGGTCTCCCACAGGGGCGCACCGCCGGCGATGACCGACGCGCACGACACCGCGACGTCGAGCCCGCCGTGCTCGTCGGCGACGGCGTCCACGGCGGCGCGCGTGGCGTCGAGGTCGCGCAGGTCGACCACGCGGCAGGGGATGCCCTCGGCCGCCAGCGCGTCGCGGTCGGTGGCCGACGCGTGCGCGTACCCGAGCGTCTCGCCGCCGACGTCGTCGAGGACGGTGACCGGCCCGGAAGCCGTGAGCCGTCGCGCGACGGCGGCGCCGATACCGCGAGCCCCACCGGCGACGACGGAGACGCGGCCGCTCATCCCGGCACCCCGGCGGGCGCGGGCCGCACGAGCCGGCCGTGCTCGTCGACGTCCGCGGCGAGCACCTGGGCGGTCACGCGCTCGGCGACCCGGGTGAGGTGGGAGCGGCCCTCGGCCGCGCTCGCGCCCCGGGGGTCGCCGAGGACGCCGGTCGCCGTCACCGCGGCCACGCCGCCCGCGCGCAGCCGGGGCAGCAGCTCGGGCAGCGGTGCGGTGGCCCCGGGCACGGCGGACGCGGGGGACACCGCGTCGGGTGCGAGGGCGAGGACGAGCGAGGTCTCGGCGCGGCCGGCGTGGGCGTCCCACCCCGGCTCGGCGCACGAGGTCCACCCGACGTCGTGGCCCTCCCACCGCAGGCGGCGGGTGGCGGCCGCGACCGCCTCCGCGTTGCCGCCGTGCCCCGTGACGAGCACGACCGGGCCGCACCAGCGACGGGCCGAGCGGACGAGCTCGACGAGGACCAGCCGCAGCGCCTCGGTGCCGATGGAGACCGTCCCCGCGAACCCCTCGTGCTCGCCGCTCGCGCCGTACTCGAGCGTGGGGGCGACGAGCACCCGGCGCCCCGGGTCGCGCTCCGCGAGGAGCACGGCGACCCGCTCGCACACGGCCCCGGCGACGAGGGAGTCGGCGGCGAGGGCGAGGTGCGCGCCGTGCTGCTCGCAGGCCCCGAGGGGCACGAGCAGCGTCGCCCCGACGAGGTGCTCGCCGCTGGCGGCCGTCCCGAGGTCCACGAGGCGTCAGCGCGCGCGGAGCGCGTCCCGACCCGGGCCGACCGGGCTCTCGTCGCACGGCGAGGCCGGCGGGCGCCGGGCGATCGTCACCGGGACCGGCGCGTTGCGGACCGGGCCGCGGTGGCTGTGGTCCTGGCTCGGCGACGGGCGCACCCCGTCCGCCACGGCGGCCAGCGAGGCCTCGGCGTTGCCCTTGACGCACTCGGGGTCGGGGCCGTCGAGGGGGAGGCCGGTGAAGAACTTCGCCGCCATGCACCCGCCGCGGCAGGCGTCGTACGCCGAGCACCGGGTGCACGCGCCCCCGGTCTGCGGGGAGCGCAGGTCCGCGAAGAGCGCGGCGTCGCGCCAGACGCTGCCGAACCCGGCGTCGCGGACGTTGCCGGCGAGGAAGCGGTCGTGGATCGCGAAGGGGCAGGCGTAGACGTCGCCGACGGGGTCGACGAGGCAGACCACCCGGCCGGCGCCGCAGAGGTTGAGCCCGGGCAGGGCGTCCCCGAACGCGGCGAGGTGGAAGAAGGAGTCACCGGTGAGGACGCCGTCACCGTGCGCCACGAGCCAGTCGTAGAGGACGCGCTGCTGCTCGGCGAGCGGGTGCAGGTCGTTCCACACGTCGGCGCCGCGGCCGGCCGGGCGCAGCCGGGTCAGGCGCAGGACCGCGCCGTGCTCGTCGGCGATCTCCTTGAACCGGTCGAGCTGGGGGATGTTCTCGCGCGTGCAGACGACGGAGAGCTTGGTGTCGGTCATCCCCGCGTCGCGCAGGTTGCGCAGGGCGCGCAGGGCGGCGTCGTAGGTGCCGGCGCCGCGGACGGCGTCGTTGACCTCGGGCGTCGCGCCGTCGAGGGAGACCTGGACGTCGACGTAGTCGGTGGCCGCGAGGCGAGCCGCGCGCTCCTTGGTGATGCGGAAACCGTTGGTGGAGAACTTGACCCCGACGTCATGAGCCACGGCGTGGTCGACGATCTCCCAGAAGTCGGGGCGGACCGTCGGCTCGCCGCCGCCGATGTTCACGTAGAACACCTTCATCCGCTGGAACTCCTCGACGAGCGAGAAGCACTCCTGCGTGGTCAGCTCGCGCGGGTCGCGGCGGCCGGAGGACGACAGGCAGTGGACGCACGCGAGGTTGCAGGCGTAGGTCAGCTCCCAGGTGAGGCAGATGGGAGCGTCGAGGCCGTGCTCGAAGTGCTCGACGAGCCGGGTGCCGGGGGCGGGCGGCGCCGCGGGGCGCTCGGGGGCGAGGGTCATCCGGTCCTCCTGGTGATCATCCGCTGGTCGGCGAGGCGGCGCAGGGCCGCGTCGAAGCCGGGGCGGTCGGCGGCGGGGACGCCGGCCCGGTCGAGGGCGTCGGCCACGGTGGGTGCGGCCTGCAGCCCCTCCACGACGGCGACGAGCCGCGGGTCCTTGAGGAAGGTGAGCCGGCGGCTGGTGAAGTCGTAGAGCAGGGCACCGAACGGCTCGGGGCGGATCGCCACCGAGCCGTTCAGCTCCCAGGACTGCTCGAGCACGTCGCCGGCCTCAGTAGACGCCGCACATGCCGTCGATGGACACGTCCTCGACGAGGGTGTCGGCGAGCAGCTCGTCGGGCTCGACCTCGGTGGTCTCCTGCGCCATCTCCTCGGGGGTCATGGCGACTCCTCTCCCAGCATCGTCGGTAGGTCACGACCCGCGTCACGGGGCGTGCCACCACGCTAGGAACGCACCACAGGGGCGCCCACCCCTCGCCCGGTCGGTGCCCTCCTGCCGGACCGGGTAGGGCGCCCCCGGGCAGGCGGGCGGTTTCCCGGTCCTCGTCTATGCACGCCGCCGCGGCGCTCCTAGCGTCGAGGCCGCTGACCCCCAGTGCCTCAACGAGGAGGATGTCCGATGCAGGTCGACGAGCTGCTCAAACCGTTCCCCATCAAGGAGTTCCACCCCTTCCCGCGGGCCCTCATGGGTCCGGGGGCGCACGAGATGATCGGTCCGGAGGCCCTCAAGCTGGGCTTCCGCAAGACCCTCGTCATGACGTCGGGCCTGCGCGGCACGAACGTCGTGCACAAGATCGTGGAGTCGATGAAGTACCACGGCCTCGAGGTTGTCGTGTACGACAAGGTCGAGTCCAACCCCAAGGACTACAACGTCATGGACGCGGTCTCGCTCTACCAGGACAACGAGTGCGACTCGTTCGTGTCCATCGGGGGCGGCAGCTCGCACGACGCCTGCAAGGGGGCCCGCGTCGCGGTGGCCCACGACGGCCGCAACGTCAACGAGTTCGAGGGCTTCAACAAGTCCGAGAACCCGAAGAACCCGCCGCACATCGCGGTCTCGACGACGGCCGGCACCGGCTCGGAGACGTCGTGGGCGTACGTCATCACCGACACGACGACCGACCCCGACAACCCGCACAAGTACGTCGCGTTCGACGACGCCTCGGTGACCACGCTGGCCATCGACGACCCGGTGCTCTACTACGACTGCCCGGTCGACTACACGGCGCAGTGCGGGTTCGACGTCCTCGCCCACGCGAGCGAGCCGTACGTGTCGCGGCTCAACTTCGAACCCTCGCTCGGCAACGCGCTGCGGGCCATCAAGCTGACCGCGGAGAACCTGCGCCAGGCGGTGTGGAACGGCCAGGACCTCGCCGGCCGCCAGGGGATGATGTACGCCCAGTACATCGCCGCGCAGGCGTTCAACTCCGGCGGCCTCGGGATCATCCACTCGATCAGCCACGCGGTGTCGGCGTTCTACGACACCCACCACGGGCTGAACAACGCGATCGCGCTGCCGCGCGTCTGGGCCTTCAACATGCCGACCCAGTACAAGCGCTTCGCCGACATGGCGCAGGCGATGGGTGTCGACACCTACGGGATGACCGACGTGCAGGCCGCCGACGCCGCCCTCGAGGCCGCGATCCGCCTCCTGCGCGACGTGGGCATCACCGAGAAGTTCACCGACGTGACCGCCGACAGCTACTCGAAGAACCGTCTGGGACAGGGCCCGACGAAGTTCTACGAGAACGCGAAGGTCATCACCGGTGACGACGCCGACGTCGACCGCATCACCAACCACGTCCTCGGCGACGCCTGCACCCCGGGCAACGCCAAGGAGTGCACCTTCGAGACGGTGCGACCGGTCGTCGACCACTGCATGAACGGCGACCTGGACGACCTGCTCTCGTGACCGGAGCCCCGGAGCCACCCGGGCGCGCTCGCTGCGCCCGGGTGGCTCCGGCCCCACGGCCCACCACCGACGACGCTGGAGGACACCGCCCGTGAGCACCGACCCCGCCACCACCCCGTCCACGTTCGCGAGCGTCGAGGACGCCCGCGAGCGGCTGCGCGAGGTCGGCTACCTCACCGACGACCGGCTCGCGACGACCGCCTTCCTCCAGTCGGCCCTCGGCAAGCCGCTGCTGCTCGAGGGGCCCGCCGGCGTCGGCAAGACACAGCTCGCGCAGAGCGTGGCCGCCGCGACGGGTAGGCGGCTGCTGCGGCTGCAGTGCTACGAGGGGCAGGACGAGACCAAGGCCCTGTACGAGTGGGACTACGGCAAGCAGCTGCTCTACACGCAGATGCTCCGCGACAAGATCGGGCAGGTCGTCGAGGACGCCCCCGACATCGCGGCCGCGGTCGAGCGGATCGCCGCCCAGGACAGCGTCTTCTTCTCCGAGCGCTTCCTCGTCGCCCGTCCGCTGCTCGAGGCGATCACGTCGGAGGACCCCGTCGTGCTGCTCATCGACGAGGTCGACCGGGCCGACGAGGCGCTCGAGGCGGTCTTCCTCGAGCTGCTCGCGGAGTTCCAGGTGTCGGTGCCCGAGGTCGGGACCTTCGTCGCCGAGCAGAAGCCCCTCGTCGTCCTCACCTCGAACAACACCCGCGACCTGTCGGCGGCCCTCAAGCGCCGCTGCCTCCACCTCTTCCTCGACTACCCGACCGCCGAGCGCGAGCTCGAGATCATCCGCTCCAAGGACACCGGCCTCGCCGACGCGCTCGCCGAGCAGCTCGTCGGGGTCGTGCGCGGCCTGCGCGGGCTGGAGCTGCGCAAGGCGCCGAGCATCTCGGAGACGATCGACTGGGCCCGCACGCTCGCCGTGCTCGGCGTGACCGAGCTGTCGGCGCCGGTGCTCGCCGAGACCCTCAACGTCGTGACGAAGTACGAGCGCGACCTCGGGCTCGCGACGCGCGAGCTGCCGCGGCTCGTCGACCCGAACCGGGAGGTGCCCGCCGAGCGCGGGTCGGGCCACGGGCACGGACATGGCCACGGGCACGGTCACGCGCACGACGGGACCGACGGGACCGACGGCCCCGACGGGCGCGACGTGCGGGCGGGCAAGGACCGGCCGGGGCGGCACGACGAGGCGTACTACGGGTCGCCGAGCGCGGCGCCGGCCGAGCCGAAGCAGGTCTCCAGCAGCCAGGGCCAGCGCTCGTTCCGCAGCGGCGGGGCCCGGCGGCGGCCGGTCTGACGAGGCGTCGTGGAGAGCTCGCTGCACCGCTTCATCCGCTTCCTGCGCCTGCACGGGATGCGGGTGAGCGTCGCCGAGACGGTCGACGCGCTCGAGGCCGCGGCCCAGCCCGGGATCATGGCCGACCGCGAGGTGCTGCGGTCGGCGCTGCGGGTCACGCTCGTCAAGGACCGGCGCGACCTCGAGGTGTTCGACGCCGTGTTCGACCGGTTCTTCCGGCTGCGCTCGGTCGTCACCGAGGCGCAGGGGCACGGTCACGCCCACGACGACCTCTCCGACGACGGGGAGCTGAGCGGGCTGACGATCTCGGACGAGCTGTCCGACACCCCGCAGCAGGGGCACAGCCACGGTGCGCCGCAGGACATCCGGGAGTTCTTCCGCCCCGAGGACCTCGCGCAGCAGTACAACCTCCACCAGGAGGCGAACAAGATCGACATGGCGTCGATGACCGACGAGGTCGTGCTCTCGAAGGACGGGGTGACGCCGCAGGGTGAGGCCGCCCGGGTGCAGGTGTCGGCGTCGCGGCTGCACAACCCCGGCACGCCCGGTCGGCTGACCGAGGCGCGCGGCGCCGAGCTCGACGTCGAGCTGACCGTGGCCGAGGAGCTCGCCCTGCTCAGCTGGCTCGGCGAGCCGGACGACGAGCTCGAGGCCCTGCTCGACGACCCCGACACCGCCCGGCTGCGCGCGCAGCTGGCCCCCCTGCTCGCCTCGCTGCCGGAGCGGATCAAGCAGCACATCGAGCAGCTGATGGCGACGCAGGCCGAGGTCGAGGAGCGCGAGCTCGACGTCGCGCGGGCGGAGGTGCTCGCGGAGTCCGACCGGCTCGCCTTCGAGGAGGCGGTGCGCCGGCTGCTGCGGGCACTGCGGGGCGCCCCCCGGCCGCGGCGCCACGTCGCCGGCCGCGGGGTCATCGACAGCCGGCGGACGATGCGCTCGAACATGCGCTACGACGGCGTGCCGTTCCGGCCGGTGCTCGTGAGCAAGCGGGAGGACCGCCCGCAGCTCCTCGTGCTGTGCGACGTGTCGCTGTCGGTGCGGGCGGCGTCCGGGTTCGCGCTGCACCTCGTCCACGGGCTGCAGTCGGTGGCGTCCAAGGTGCGCTCGTTCGCGTTCGTCGACGAGGTCGCCGAGATCACCGACCTGTTCGACGACCACCACGTGCAGCAGGCGCTCGCGATGGTCATGGCCGGTCGCTCGGACGGCGGCGTCGTCGACGTCGACGCCGACAGCGACTACGGCAGCGTGCTGCGGCAGTTCCTCGACGAGTACGGGTCCGCGATCACCCGTCGGACGACGGTCGTCGTCATCGGGGACGGCCGGGGCAACGGCAAGGACCCGGCGGTCGGGGCGTTCGAGGAGATCGCGCGCCGCGCCCGGCACGTCGTCTGGCTGACGCCGGAGCCGCGGTACTCGTGGGGACTCGGCCGCTGCGACCTGCCGCTCTACGAGCCGTCGTGCGACCACATCGAGGTGGTCCGCAACCTCGTTGCGCTGGAGTCGTTCTCGCACCGGATGTCGGAGGTGCTGGTGTGACCGTCGCGCCGATCGACGCCCTCGCCCCGCTGGTGGGGGCCTGCTACCGGGACGGGGTCGTGACGGTGCGGCCGCGACGCCCCGACACCCGGATGCGGCTCGGGGCGGTGCGCACGCCGCACTTCGACCTCGTCCACGACGGCGCCGACCTCGTGGTCGAGCACGGGCTCGGCCTGTCCGACGTCGACGACGACCTCGCCGGGCTGCTCTCCGACGAGCTGTTCGAGGCGGGGTGGCTGCGCGGGTCCGAGCTCTTCGAGCGGGTGTTCACCGGGGTCGTACTCACGTGCGCCGACCGGCCCGAGGTCGCGTGGGAGGCGTTCTACGCCAACACCCTCGCGGCGGTCGGCGCGGCCGCGCGCTCGCAGCCGACCCCGGGCACGGCCGCCGGCCACGGGTGCATCCGCGACTACGCACCGGTGTACGCCCGGGCCGAGTCGCTCGTGCGCGGCCGGTCGGTCCTCGAGCTGGGGAGCTGCTTCGGTTTCCTCGCCCTGCGGGTGGCCGCCGACGGCCGCACGGTGACCGCGTCGGACGTCTCGGGCGGCACGATGCGGCTGCTCGCCGCGATGGCACCGCGCTTCGGCGTGGACGTGCAGACCCTCGCCTGCGACGCGGCCCACGTCCCGCTGCCCGACCGCAGCGCCGACACCGTCCTCGCGGTGCACCTGCTGGAGCACCTCGAGCCCGACCACGCGGCCCAGGTGCTGCGGGAGGCCTGCCGCGTCGCGCGCGGGCGGGTCGTCGTCGGCGTGCCGCTCGAGGACTCGCCGTCGGAGCAGTACGGACACCTGTGGGCCGTCTCGCTCGAGACCCTGCGGGAGTGGGGCCGTGCGGCCGCGGGCTGGCGGGCGGACGTGTCCGAGCACCACGGCGGGTGGCTGGTGCTCGACCGCGGATGACCTCGGCGGGGGTCGCGTCCGGCTGCTCCGGGGACACGCTGGGACACCGCTGTCGGGACGGACGGGGAGGGGTTACCCTCCTCGTGTACAGCGGCTTTGACAGGGGAAGGCGCCGTGGCACCAACTGGTCGGACCATGCTCGCGATCGCAGCAGCCATCGGGCTCTGCGCGCCGACGCTCGCTCTCTCGTCCGCGCAGGCGCGGCCCGTGTCGTGGGCCCCGTCGTCGGCCTCCGTGGCCGCGTCGCCGGGCTACGTCACGTCCGTCCGGACGGGGGTGGGCCTCCTCGGCGCGAGCACCGACATCGGCAACCACTGCGGCAGCTACGACGAGTGGAACAACACGAGCGCGTGCACGACGCCGCTCGAGTTCCCCTTCCCGGTCAAGTTCTTCGGGAAGACCTACACGTCGGCGCTCGCCGACACCGCCGGCAACATCCAGTTCTCCGGTGACGCGACGCGCACCGAGTCGATCGGCTGCTTCCCCGACCCCGAGGTGGGTGCGGCCTTCGCCGTGCACAGCGGGTTCGCCAAGCAGACCTCGCAGAAGCCGACCCTCGGCATCTTCACCGGCGTCCACGGCACGGCGCCGCACCGCACGTTCGTCGTCCAGTGGCGGGCCGGCCTCGCCGGGCTCAGCTACTCCGACCCCTACGCCGAGTGGGCCTTCGAGGCCCAGTTCGTCGAGGGCTCCTCGACGGTCAGGGCGGTCTTCGGCGACAGCTACCAGAACGACCTCGGGCCGGACGACACGTGGGTGCGGACGAGCCCCGCCCCGTGGCGCGGGACGACGGCCGTCCAGGACGGTCTCGGTCACGCCACCGGCGGATGCGGCGCGACTCCGGCCGCCGGCACGGAGGTCAGCTTCACGACGACCCAGGCGGCGCCGACGCTCGTCGAGCAGGACGCCGCGGCGGTCCGCTACTCCGGCACCTGGCGCACGGGCACGTGCGGCGCGTCGACCTGCAGCCCGGGCAACGTGCAGAAGAACAGCTCGGCGTCGGGGGCGAAGGCCACCCTCACGTGGACCGGGACGCGCGCCGACTGGGTCGCGTCGACCGGGCCCGGTGGCGGCAAGGTCCGGATGTCCGTCGACGGCCGGTACGTGCGGACGGTGAACCTGTCCAGCCCCACGATCGTCGACGGCCGGATGGTCGCCGGGCCGACCCTGACGGCGGGCAAGCACACGATGGTGCTCGAGCGGCTGAGCGGCCGCGTCAACGTCGACGCCTTCCGGGTGCGCTGACCCGACCCGCGGTCGTCCGCGTCAGACCCCGCCCGGCGGTGCGAGGTCGGGGAGCGTCGGCCAGCGCGTGCTCGCCCAGCGGTGCCACGTCGGGTGCCCGGCTGGTGGGGCGGGCAGCGGACCGCCCGAGAGCTCGGCGGCGTCCGGCAGCCGGACCGCGGCGAGGAAGCGGTCGTGGTCCGCGTCGGTCATCTCGAACGTGGTCTCCGGTGCGTCGAGCCAGCGCTGCCGCGCCCGCCGTCGCCGCTCCTCCTCGGCCGCGTGGACCACCTCCAGGACGAAGCGTCCGCCGGCGGACTCGGTGACGGCGCGGATCGCGTAGCGCTCCTCCGGGGACCAGCAGCCGACGTCGAGGACCACCCCGACGCCGCTGCGCAGCACCTCGTGGGCGACCCAGACCATCCGGCCCTCGAGCACGTCGCGGCGGCCGTCGGCATCGCTGTCGCCGAGGAGCGGCGCCATCCAGTCGTCGGGGGTGAGCCGCAGGATGCCGTGGGTCGCCGCGAGCTCCCGGGCCCGGGTCGTCTTGCCCACCCCCGGGAGGCCGACGGTGAGGAACAGGGTCGGCCGGTCGGTCACGACGCCACTGTGCGCGCGTGACGCGCCGGCGGGCAACCGATTTCACGGCCGGTACCCCCGGGGCCCGGGCGAGCGTCAGGCCACGGCGTCGGCTTGGTCGGGTGGGTGTTCGAGGGTGTCGAGGTGTCGGTCGTAGGAGTGGGGGGTGAGGTCCCAGGTGACGTGGGTGCCGTGGTCGTCGGGGTGTTGGTGGACTTCTGCCCAGAGGCGGCGTCGGTGGACGTGGGTGTGGTGGCGTTCGCAGAGGAGGGCGGCGTTGGTGATGTCGGTGGGGCCGCCGTCGGCCCAGTGGTGGACGTGGTGGGCTCGGGTCCAGGCGGCGGGGGCGGTGCAGCCGGGGTAGGTGCAGCCTCGGTCTCGCAACAGGAGGTGGCGGCGTTGTCCGCGGGTGAACAGGCGCAGGATGCGGGTGAGGGTCAGGGGTTCGCCGCGGGTGCCGAGGAGGTGGACCAGGAGGGCGGCGTCGCAGCCGAGGCGGCGGGCGGTCTCGGGGGTGAGGAGGGTGCCGTCGGCGGTGGTGGCGAGCACGGTCCCGGCGCCGCGGGCGGGTGTGCCGGTGGGGGTGGCGAACAGCCCACCGGTGTCGGAGGTGGTGGCGGGGGTGGCGGTGTCTGTGGTGGTGAGGTCGGCGAGGGGGATGGTGAGGTGGAGGGTGGTGTCGGGGCCGCGGTCGGTGTCGTGGGCGCCGGTGGTGTGGGCGGTGGCGGTGGCGCAGACGACGGTGAGGGCTTCGACGCGGCGTTGGCCGGCGGGTCGCAGGTCGGCCTCGCCGGTGTCGTCGTTCGGCGCGGGCGCGGACGGCGGCCCGATGGCGGCTTCGAGGGTGGCGGCCTGTGCGGGGGTCATCCAGAGCTGGTACTCGGTGAGGTCCCCGGACTCCACGTGCGGCATGGACAGGCGGGCTGCGGCGGCCAGGCGGGTGTGGAGGTCCTCGAGGGCGCCGTCGTGGCCGTGCTCGGCGAGGAGCCGGGGGCGCAGGCGGCGCATCACGGACGGCCCGTACTCGGCGGCCAGGGCGAGGAGCCCCGAGGTGGCGGTGGGCAGCGCGGCGGACTCGAGCAGTGGGGCGAGGCGGGTGGTCTCGCGCAGGACGGCGCACCCGGTGTGGGCGTCGATGTGTGCGTCGTGGACGGCGGCCCAGACGATGCCGAGGGGGGTGTCGGGGCCGGGGTCGTTGCGGTGGGTGGGGGTGTCGTCGGCGGCGACGTCGAGGGCGAGGCGGGTGACGGCGGCGGCGCCTGACTGTCGCAGGGAGGGGGCGTGGGTGCGGACCCAGGCGTGGGTGGCGGAGCCGGCGACCTCGCCGCGGCGGACGGCTTCGAGGGTGACCTGGACGCGGGCGGCGGACGCGCGCGCGGCGAGGGTGTCGAGCAGCTCCATCAGGTCGCCGAGGTCGTCACCCGGTGCGGCGGCCAAGGCCTCGTCGAGGTCGGTCAGGGCGTCGGTGGCAGCCTTCAGCAGGGAGCGTCGCTCCTCGAGTTCGCCTGTCCCCGTTGCCATGTGACCAATCTGGCAGGGGCCACCGACAGTCCGTCAGCCCCGGACGCAGACCTGTGGACGACCGACGACCATCACCAAGGCTGTGGAAAACCGCTCTCCCGCAGCAAAGAACAGGAGTACGCGGCCGGGATCCGAACGTCGTCACGGTGGGCGCGGTGCTCCCGGGTGCACCGCCTGCCGCACCGCCTGCTGCAGCTACTGCAGCAGCCCGCGCTTCGTCGCCTCGTAGACCGCCTCGGCCCGCCCCGACACCTCCAGCTTGCGCAGGATGTTGCCGACGTGGAACTTCGCCGTCGTCTCGGAGATGTAGAGCCGCTTCCCGATCTCCTTGTTGGACAGCCCTCGGGCCAACAGCTGGAGCACCTCGTCCTCGCGCGCCGACAGCGTCGGCGCCACCGGCTGGGGCGGCGCCTGCATCCCGCGCACCATCGCCGCGGCCGACCGCGCGTCGAACGCCGACTCGCCCTTGCTCACGTCGTGGATGGCCCGCACGAGCGCGGCGGTGTCGACGTCCTTGACGACGTAGCCGCGCGCCCCGGCCCGCACCGCCTCGAGGACGAGCG is from Arthrobacter sp. NEB 688 and encodes:
- the mftA gene encoding mycofactocin precursor MftA (Mycofactocin is a small molecule electron carrier derived from the final two amino acids, Val-Tyr, of MftA, the mycofactocin precursor. It plays a role in redox homeostasis and the metabolism of alcohols and aldehydes in Actinobacteria, including Mycobacterium tuberculosis.), which produces MTPEEMAQETTEVEPDELLADTLVEDVSIDGMCGVY
- a CDS encoding VWA domain-containing protein — protein: MESSLHRFIRFLRLHGMRVSVAETVDALEAAAQPGIMADREVLRSALRVTLVKDRRDLEVFDAVFDRFFRLRSVVTEAQGHGHAHDDLSDDGELSGLTISDELSDTPQQGHSHGAPQDIREFFRPEDLAQQYNLHQEANKIDMASMTDEVVLSKDGVTPQGEAARVQVSASRLHNPGTPGRLTEARGAELDVELTVAEELALLSWLGEPDDELEALLDDPDTARLRAQLAPLLASLPERIKQHIEQLMATQAEVEERELDVARAEVLAESDRLAFEEAVRRLLRALRGAPRPRRHVAGRGVIDSRRTMRSNMRYDGVPFRPVLVSKREDRPQLLVLCDVSLSVRAASGFALHLVHGLQSVASKVRSFAFVDEVAEITDLFDDHHVQQALAMVMAGRSDGGVVDVDADSDYGSVLRQFLDEYGSAITRRTTVVVIGDGRGNGKDPAVGAFEEIARRARHVVWLTPEPRYSWGLGRCDLPLYEPSCDHIEVVRNLVALESFSHRMSEVLV
- the mftC gene encoding mycofactocin radical SAM maturase (MftC is a radical SAM/SPASM enzyme that catalyzes the first two steps in biosynthesis of the electron carrier mycofactocin from the terminal Val-Tyr dipeptide of the precursor peptide MftA.) translates to MTLAPERPAAPPAPGTRLVEHFEHGLDAPICLTWELTYACNLACVHCLSSSGRRDPRELTTQECFSLVEEFQRMKVFYVNIGGGEPTVRPDFWEIVDHAVAHDVGVKFSTNGFRITKERAARLAATDYVDVQVSLDGATPEVNDAVRGAGTYDAALRALRNLRDAGMTDTKLSVVCTRENIPQLDRFKEIADEHGAVLRLTRLRPAGRGADVWNDLHPLAEQQRVLYDWLVAHGDGVLTGDSFFHLAAFGDALPGLNLCGAGRVVCLVDPVGDVYACPFAIHDRFLAGNVRDAGFGSVWRDAALFADLRSPQTGGACTRCSAYDACRGGCMAAKFFTGLPLDGPDPECVKGNAEASLAAVADGVRPSPSQDHSHRGPVRNAPVPVTIARRPPASPCDESPVGPGRDALRAR
- the mftE gene encoding mycofactocin biosynthesis peptidyl-dipeptidase MftE — translated: MDLGTAASGEHLVGATLLVPLGACEQHGAHLALAADSLVAGAVCERVAVLLAERDPGRRVLVAPTLEYGASGEHEGFAGTVSIGTEALRLVLVELVRSARRWCGPVVLVTGHGGNAEAVAAATRRLRWEGHDVGWTSCAEPGWDAHAGRAETSLVLALAPDAVSPASAVPGATAPLPELLPRLRAGGVAAVTATGVLGDPRGASAAEGRSHLTRVAERVTAQVLAADVDEHGRLVRPAPAGVPG
- a CDS encoding MoxR family ATPase, which encodes MSTDPATTPSTFASVEDARERLREVGYLTDDRLATTAFLQSALGKPLLLEGPAGVGKTQLAQSVAAATGRRLLRLQCYEGQDETKALYEWDYGKQLLYTQMLRDKIGQVVEDAPDIAAAVERIAAQDSVFFSERFLVARPLLEAITSEDPVVLLIDEVDRADEALEAVFLELLAEFQVSVPEVGTFVAEQKPLVVLTSNNTRDLSAALKRRCLHLFLDYPTAERELEIIRSKDTGLADALAEQLVGVVRGLRGLELRKAPSISETIDWARTLAVLGVTELSAPVLAETLNVVTKYERDLGLATRELPRLVDPNREVPAERGSGHGHGHGHGHGHAHDGTDGTDGPDGRDVRAGKDRPGRHDEAYYGSPSAAPAEPKQVSSSQGQRSFRSGGARRRPV
- the mdo gene encoding NDMA-dependent methanol dehydrogenase (This methanol dehydrogenase is considered a nicotinoprotein, since its NADP cofactor remains is not dissociable, but instead remains permanently bound. A member of this family has been shown to act as a formaldehyde dismutase, able to convert two molecules of formaldehyde (plus one water molecule) into one of methanol and one of formate, with no net change in its redox state. More recently, it was shown in Mycobacterium smegmatis that this enzyme is critical to ethanol utilization, for which the biosynthesis of the cofactor-like electron carrier mycofactocin is also required.), with amino-acid sequence MQVDELLKPFPIKEFHPFPRALMGPGAHEMIGPEALKLGFRKTLVMTSGLRGTNVVHKIVESMKYHGLEVVVYDKVESNPKDYNVMDAVSLYQDNECDSFVSIGGGSSHDACKGARVAVAHDGRNVNEFEGFNKSENPKNPPHIAVSTTAGTGSETSWAYVITDTTTDPDNPHKYVAFDDASVTTLAIDDPVLYYDCPVDYTAQCGFDVLAHASEPYVSRLNFEPSLGNALRAIKLTAENLRQAVWNGQDLAGRQGMMYAQYIAAQAFNSGGLGIIHSISHAVSAFYDTHHGLNNAIALPRVWAFNMPTQYKRFADMAQAMGVDTYGMTDVQAADAALEAAIRLLRDVGITEKFTDVTADSYSKNRLGQGPTKFYENAKVITGDDADVDRITNHVLGDACTPGNAKECTFETVRPVVDHCMNGDLDDLLS
- the mftB gene encoding mycofactocin biosynthesis chaperone MftB (MftB, a small protein, is a peptide chaperone that assists the radical SAM enzyme MftC in performing two modifications to the C-terminal Val-Tyr dipeptide of the mycofactocin precursor peptide, MftA. MftB's role is analogous to the role of PqqD in the biosynthesis of PQQ, a cofactor that derives entirely from a Tyr and a Glu in the precursor PqqA.), which gives rise to MLEQSWELNGSVAIRPEPFGALLYDFTSRRLTFLKDPRLVAVVEGLQAAPTVADALDRAGVPAADRPGFDAALRRLADQRMITRRTG